The following proteins are co-located in the Polystyrenella longa genome:
- a CDS encoding ABC transporter permease subunit/CPBP intramembrane protease → MTVRFWRLTLKELRETLRDRRTVGTLILMPMLVYPLLGIILHKFLFTQIGSFESSEYIVCCENNDELDRLKSLYSQGSHFLREAAAADRQAEQVEEDDPRSAEELAIEQIIQGGRNEIVLTFKLISDYGTSYENLLTNRQIDLFIRSTGSSQPQGERGPPQEQLEIVYIPGVSLSENALYHLQQRLQAVNQNFVAEFLKSHGDAELPVSFDLAPLEDKEAGPISIATVIPLILILMTVTGAVYPAIDLTAGERERQTLETLISAPISRISLLQAKYIAVLTVAMLTAIINLCSMMVTIFAIGVDQLIFDEGSFSLLFLMQVLGMLFVFASFFSAVLLCVTSFARSFKEAQAYLIPLMLVSIAPGVLCLLPGIKLSSTLAWVPLINMVMLGRDLFSGGLSFQTAIIVISSTLFYTWISLFIASRIFGTDAILYGSEGSWSDLWKSRQKQHEVPTLSNALICLAILIPVFMNASRILSRFAVDALATDAHSMLIRSLMSILITVVLFAGLPLLFTVISHSRISSTFCLKRPRLNWFGVAFLYSLSLWPFLYEFNVLFSSESAISEMKSYFSSFEEGFANLSLFWKLLAYAIVPAVCEELFFRGFLFSACRTSYSKWTTILLTSFLFGLFHVIAANMLLGRFFPSFALGVLLGLLRWYSGSLYPGMVFHVLHNGLLLTISTFPKEISEYFDWASEEASHLPMSVLVGAFLVALVATFWFLRERKIQKRLRTQTSIDQV, encoded by the coding sequence ATGACGGTCCGGTTTTGGCGGCTCACTCTGAAGGAATTGCGGGAGACACTGCGGGATCGCAGGACCGTCGGTACCCTCATCCTGATGCCGATGCTGGTTTACCCTTTGCTGGGGATCATTCTGCACAAGTTTCTTTTCACGCAGATCGGTTCCTTTGAATCGTCGGAATATATTGTCTGCTGTGAAAATAACGACGAACTTGATCGTCTGAAATCACTCTACAGTCAAGGATCCCATTTTCTCAGAGAGGCGGCCGCGGCAGATCGACAGGCTGAACAAGTTGAAGAAGACGACCCGCGATCGGCCGAGGAGCTGGCGATTGAGCAGATCATTCAGGGGGGGCGGAATGAAATTGTTCTGACTTTCAAGCTGATCTCCGACTATGGCACAAGCTATGAAAATTTACTCACGAACAGGCAGATCGACCTGTTTATCCGATCGACAGGTTCGTCCCAACCACAGGGTGAGCGGGGTCCCCCACAAGAACAGCTTGAGATCGTATACATTCCAGGCGTCAGCCTGAGCGAAAACGCGCTCTATCATCTACAACAACGCCTCCAGGCGGTGAATCAGAATTTCGTCGCTGAATTCCTGAAGTCCCATGGCGATGCCGAACTCCCCGTTTCGTTTGATCTGGCACCGTTGGAAGACAAAGAAGCGGGACCAATCTCAATCGCAACGGTCATTCCCCTCATCTTGATTCTGATGACTGTCACGGGGGCCGTTTATCCAGCAATCGACCTGACGGCGGGAGAGCGGGAAAGACAGACTTTGGAGACATTGATCTCGGCCCCTATCTCCCGCATTTCGTTATTGCAGGCTAAATATATCGCGGTTCTAACGGTGGCCATGCTGACGGCAATAATCAATCTTTGTTCGATGATGGTGACCATTTTTGCCATCGGTGTCGACCAATTGATTTTCGACGAGGGGAGTTTTTCGCTGCTGTTCCTGATGCAAGTACTGGGGATGTTGTTTGTTTTCGCCTCATTCTTTTCGGCTGTTTTATTATGTGTTACCAGTTTTGCCCGCAGTTTCAAAGAAGCCCAGGCGTACCTGATTCCGTTGATGCTTGTCTCCATTGCCCCCGGAGTTCTTTGCCTGTTACCCGGAATCAAACTTTCAAGCACACTTGCCTGGGTTCCGCTGATCAACATGGTCATGCTGGGCCGCGATCTCTTTTCGGGAGGTCTCAGTTTCCAGACGGCGATTATCGTGATTTCGTCGACCTTGTTCTACACATGGATCAGTCTTTTCATCGCTTCGAGGATCTTCGGAACTGATGCCATTTTATACGGCAGTGAAGGATCCTGGTCGGATTTATGGAAGTCGCGCCAGAAACAGCATGAGGTACCGACGTTGTCCAACGCTCTTATCTGTCTGGCGATTTTGATTCCCGTCTTTATGAATGCCAGTCGTATCCTTTCTCGATTTGCCGTGGATGCTCTGGCGACGGACGCCCACTCGATGTTGATTCGATCTTTGATGTCGATTCTGATCACGGTGGTGTTATTCGCCGGATTGCCACTGCTATTTACGGTGATTTCACACTCCCGCATTAGCTCAACATTCTGTCTGAAACGTCCTCGATTGAACTGGTTTGGCGTCGCTTTTCTCTACTCGTTGTCACTGTGGCCTTTCCTGTACGAGTTCAACGTCCTCTTTTCATCCGAGTCAGCGATCAGCGAGATGAAGTCCTACTTCTCCAGTTTTGAAGAGGGATTCGCCAATCTCAGTCTCTTCTGGAAACTGTTGGCGTATGCGATTGTTCCGGCGGTCTGCGAAGAGCTGTTCTTCCGCGGATTCCTGTTTTCCGCTTGTCGGACATCCTATTCGAAATGGACGACGATCCTGTTGACCTCTTTTCTATTCGGGCTGTTTCATGTGATCGCCGCGAATATGCTGCTGGGACGGTTCTTTCCGAGTTTCGCCTTGGGAGTACTGCTGGGGCTGCTTCGCTGGTATTCAGGGTCTCTGTACCCGGGAATGGTATTCCACGTGCTGCACAATGGATTGCTGCTGACGATCTCGACGTTCCCCAAAGAGATTTCCGAATACTTTGACTGGGCGTCAGAAGAAGCCTCGCATTTACCCATGTCGGTGCTGGTGGGGGCATTCTTGGTGGCGCTAGTCGCGACTTTCTGGTTTCTTCGGGAACGGAAGATTCAGAAGCGGCTGCGCACTCAAACATCTATTGATCAGGTCTGA
- the rpsD gene encoding 30S ribosomal protein S4, translating to MGRYTGPKGRINRRLGTAVFENAGATRALDRRDFPPGQHTRRKKVSTYGLALQEKQKIKYYYGLRQGQLRIYFDKARRTKGNTGEQLLILCERRLDNVIRRAGLCKTRPQARQGIAHAHFQVNGRTVKSPSFLCRPGDVITLRNRPGLVKLYKEIVEEVVGQPADWINSDPKGLTATVATLPSFEDVSLPVEVGQVVAFLSR from the coding sequence ATGGGGCGCTATACGGGCCCAAAGGGAAGAATCAATCGTCGTCTAGGCACGGCGGTGTTCGAGAATGCCGGAGCAACCCGCGCACTGGATCGACGCGATTTCCCTCCGGGGCAGCACACCCGACGTAAAAAAGTTTCTACCTACGGTCTCGCACTGCAGGAGAAACAGAAAATCAAATATTACTATGGCTTGCGTCAGGGACAGCTTCGAATTTATTTCGATAAAGCACGTCGCACTAAAGGGAACACCGGCGAACAGCTGTTGATCCTTTGCGAACGTCGGCTGGACAACGTTATCCGTCGAGCTGGACTGTGTAAAACCCGTCCACAAGCACGACAGGGGATTGCACACGCTCACTTCCAGGTAAATGGTCGGACTGTCAAAAGTCCTTCTTTCCTGTGTCGTCCGGGTGATGTCATTACTCTCCGTAACCGACCGGGTCTGGTAAAACTCTACAAAGAGATCGTCGAAGAAGTCGTGGGGCAACCCGCTGACTGGATCAACTCTGATCCCAAAGGCTTAACCGCCACTGTCGCGACTTTACCTTCCTTTGAAGATGTCAGCCTGCCGGTAGAAGTCGGTCAGGTCGTCGCCTTCCTGTCTCGCTAA
- a CDS encoding cytochrome c, whose translation MIRLTAALLLLTFSMTAVTSAVADEMPVHTLPVADLKSEADFNVQYVTEVLEKLESDDKYDDVKKKVKRAGATLAVVAQVIATHPDAESAGVAAADLRDAGIAIRDAQDAAAAKAGLASAIKAYAGEASGTAVSEHEWKGLIGMHDMMEVITYRSSRLRRGVRRLREPQEDKLHAVAIAVLSVPMEADTHEVKDETLIPEWQKMSKASQDLAVKLAKAMAEENEEEAQDLYKSLGETCKACHTQFRHEEE comes from the coding sequence GTGATCCGACTTACTGCCGCTTTACTATTGCTGACTTTCTCGATGACAGCCGTCACCAGTGCTGTTGCCGACGAAATGCCAGTCCATACGCTGCCAGTCGCCGATTTGAAATCGGAAGCTGACTTCAACGTTCAGTATGTTACTGAAGTACTGGAAAAGCTGGAGAGCGATGACAAATACGATGACGTGAAGAAAAAAGTCAAACGCGCAGGCGCAACGCTCGCTGTCGTGGCTCAGGTCATCGCCACACATCCCGATGCTGAATCTGCCGGCGTAGCCGCCGCTGATCTGCGAGATGCAGGAATCGCCATTCGTGACGCCCAGGACGCCGCCGCCGCCAAAGCAGGACTGGCATCCGCCATCAAAGCCTACGCCGGTGAAGCCAGCGGAACCGCCGTCAGCGAACATGAGTGGAAAGGTCTGATCGGAATGCACGACATGATGGAAGTGATCACCTATCGCTCCAGCCGACTCCGCCGTGGTGTCCGTCGTCTCCGCGAACCTCAGGAAGACAAACTGCACGCAGTTGCAATTGCTGTTCTTTCTGTTCCCATGGAAGCAGACACACACGAAGTCAAAGACGAAACACTCATTCCCGAGTGGCAGAAGATGTCTAAAGCGTCTCAGGACCTCGCTGTAAAACTGGCCAAAGCCATGGCCGAAGAAAACGAAGAAGAAGCTCAGGATTTATACAAGTCCTTGGGAGAAACCTGTAAAGCCTGCCATACTCAATTCCGCCACGAAGAAGAGTAA